The Phlebotomus papatasi isolate M1 chromosome 3, Ppap_2.1, whole genome shotgun sequence genomic sequence GGtgatgaggcacgagtacatctaaAAAACGCTACTAATAGATCTAGGGTATCGACTTAGAGTGTTGATAACAGCATTgcaagtatctctgatagtgactcAATGATATTTgctttaaaaattgaaagacaGTTGGCTGCTGAAGGGACACAGGTTCCTAATGTAGCAAAAACATGCCCAGATTGagagaaaatggtaagaatgtttatGTGTTTCGCAATATTGCATTAGTAAGCAAGACCAATCTGAATAAAcggttgtatttttttttgtcaacttgtcactgttccggagcttaaacggttagagatatcgacttccagtcttcgatgacccccaataaaaaaacaaaatctcgcGACGTTTGTTTTTCCCCCTCCCCACCCCCCCTTTATCCCCTCCAAATACCACgttttcttggtttttctcaaaattagcccaagctttttcagtgattttcggatatattttagagctagtccaggcgaacatttcgcccaaacatacctatgaccggaaaattcgccattttgaattattgaaagtaaaagatcaaccactttggagggtccatttttcaaccgatttggttaaatttggattttttggaaaggtattgaaattctgagcCCGACTGCATCGGTAATAATCGGTGatagatcgggaaagtaacggtaatagctctgtttaaaaaaaaaactgtttttgaaaTACAGAAAATAATGAACGATTGAAGATCTAGTCCACtgtcgtcttagcgttggttctCAACCCCGAGAACAAAATGGTTGAAACGCTCCTTCAGCAAATGAAGGCGCGTTTAATGAACCAGTCAAGTTCGAAAAATTTAGATTAGTTTCGtatctttttaaaaagaatcggtTATAACTtcacaaaaaaatcactttatgatttttttttaaaaccattCCCACTCaggtctctacacattaaagaaaattatgtccatattgaagagttatTCCTGCTCAAGCATcgagaatttgcttcaatatggacataaatttctctagtgtgtagagaccataagacTTCCATATTTACACAGTTCCAATTACATGTACACCACTTCAATAAATATCTTCCCCttgacaaaataattattttacaaataaatttaataaatttgagttGCATTAACAAATTATAGGTGAGTAATCTTTTACCAACTGTGAAACAGTTTTCAATAaaacttgaattattttttggattttttgtgtagaaaattttagttttcctGAAGTTTGCTAattttttcccgccaaaaatttttcatctttgttATATGAAAAACTTCGTATTTTCCGAAATTTAGACTGATTCAACTGATTAAAACTTTGAATGTTAGGCGAAAGAATTTAGTTTAGAATATAGGAGTTatatacataaaatttttaaacttatcGTAGTATTTTCATAGAAGTGTTTCCTCTTACATTCTGTATCTGTATCGTCAAATATATTCAAAAGTCAGTCCGTTatcaaaacttttctttttcttccaaaacaaatacaaaacagagcaattttatacattttcagtAAATATTAGCAAGTGTTATAGCGTGTCAAGAAGTGATTTTGAGTCCGGGGGCGTGTTCTCAAGTCACACAGTCGTTTGAGCTATGCGGCCACTTTCACTTTCGCCAATATTCTGGCGCAATTCTTCAGCTCGCTCCCTGTACAAGAGGCACTTCTGAGTAATTGCCTCCCGCGCAGTTTCACCTTTAATCTCATCTGCAACGAGATATCACTAGTGAGTAACCTGGGGGTCTGTTATCAGATCAAAACGAGGAATTACGCTCAAGAGCATCCAGAAGGTGACGAACTCCTGATTCATATAGAACTATTGCCTCCCTGAAATTCTGCCTCTCATCAGACTTCTGGGCCTTGTTGATGAAATCAATGGCTTGGCTGAATTTTATGGACATTTCACTTGAATTTTCTTATCACAAACACTCTTCGGGAGACTCGCGAAAAACAGACTCTCGATTTTTTACGATCGCTGTTTTTTACCACACTGCCGCTTTCAGCACATTGGCAGCCTGTTTCAAAGCTACTGATTAATTCAAGGGGCTTACTAGTGATGTTTTTCTATGAGACTTAAGAGCCAGAGGTCAATTTGGGGAATGCCAAATAAATTGCTCTTTAATAGTCCGGGAAAATTTTGGCTAAATGTTCCATAAAGGGGGGTCCAACTATTTCTTTTCAGAGCAGGAAATGAGAAACCAAAGTCTTAATATAAATCAATCTCGACACTTTTTTTCCGGGAGTTAGGAAGGAAGAAGGATAAAAGCATCCGTGCCAAAATGGCACTTTGCCAAAAAGTGATTCATATGGAAAgggattgaatttttcataacaCAAAAGCCAGATTAAGGAAATTTCCTAACAATTTAGAAGAATTCCTAGAAGAGGAAGACGTTATGtcagaaaatttaataacgCATTACTTAccatgaattttcaaaattagttttggaaatgcaaatattttttgcatggTACATATCCTCTTAACCCCGGTATAACACTTGCACATCgaaattttaatacatttcattttaattgttGCTAATGAGCATTATAATGTGTGATTTCTGTCTTTTAATAAGTTACCATTTAGAATTTAAACTATTGATAAAGAGATAGACTTGGCccgaaaaaaaagatttaaatttacCCAAAGCATTAATTTTCGCATTAATGTTATAACTTATAagtataacggcgttatcacacttgcacattaaaattttaatgtgattcacattaattgtcgcttgtgagcgtccaaatatgttatttgtgtctttgagtcacttaatatttcgggtttttctatttattgataaagaagtggacttggcctgcaaaaataagttttaatttacctaaagcataaatatttttcatattaaaaaattaaagagaaaatcgcattaatttttcgcattaatgctctaaatcaatttatatcaaattttgcgggccaaatctacctttttatcaacaaatagatcaaattttgaacataaaatgattcaaacacacaaattacacatttgaactctcaccagcgacaattaatgtgaatcatattaaaattttaatgtgcaagtgtgataacacagtaagggccttgacagacctgaggattagc encodes the following:
- the LOC129805661 gene encoding vacuolar protein sorting-associated protein 4-like is translated as MSIKFSQAIDFINKAQKSDERQNFREAIVLYESGVRHLLDALEHEIKGETAREAITQKCLLYRERAEELRQNIGESESGRIAQTTV